A region of the bacterium genome:
GCCTGCTCAACCACTATTGCAACCTCGAGCTTCCCGAAGCGGTGGTCTTTGGACTCGGGAGCGGCGTTGCGTGTGTCTACCTCGAAGCCCCCGGAATGGATCCCGGTGTTTCGGTCTTCGGTCGCACGTTCGCACTCGAGTCGGACCTCGGCTCGAACCTGCAGGTCGACTACCGAGAGCAAACTGAAGAAGACGATGACAGTGCGTGGCGGATCGCGCGAGAAGAAGTTCTTGCGGGTCGCCCAACGATGCTCAGTGGCGACATCCTCTACTTGGATTATCGCGAATACAAGGTTCACTTCCCCGGGCATCGCTTCGTATTGGTCGGTTTCGATGACGACATCGAAAAGGCGTTCATCGCGGATCGCATCAAGCCCGAACCCGAAGCTTGCTCCTACGGCGCATTGAGAACGAGCCGCAATCCTCCTTTCGCAATGTCGACTCGTAACCTGTGGGGGCGTTTCCACGGAACCGAAGTGGGACGGACGCTGCGCGAAGCAGCTGCTGTCGCAATCGAGCGTGCTTCGCAGCAGATGCTCGGCGTTCCTTCGGCAGGCGATGGAGAGAGCCCGTTCGGAAGCAGCGAGGTGCAGATGGTTGCGGGTGTTGCCGGCATTGAACACTTCGCACGCGAGCTACCCGGCTGGGCGAAGCGCCCCGACGTCCTGGCGCTCTCGAGCTTCAACGCGAGTTGTATCGAAAAGTTCGGCAACGGCGGCGGCAATTTCCGACGGCTATACGCCGGGTTCCTCGATTGGGCGTGGGAGTTGGATCCGACACTGGTTCCCGCCAATGCGGGTGGCCTTGCCCGGGAGGCCGCCGATGGTTGGACCGCCGCGAGCACATGCCTGTATCGCGTTGCGGAGGAAGGCCCCGTGCCGACACTGTTCGGCGAAGCTGCACGGCAGATGGAAGCGGTCGCAGCCACCGAACGTCGGCTATTCACGGATCTTGCCAGTTGAGCAGCGCTCAAGAAATGGAAGGCCCCCGGTCGCCAGTAGGCAAGAGTGTCCCCTGACGTCCGCCCATTGCTCATGTTGGCAAACGCCAGACCCATACGTCCCGGTTTCGGTCGGGGTGTTGTCGTCGGCGAGCAAGGGTGACCAGCGGGCGACCCGGCGATGGGTTCAGATGGGCCGCAACTCACCGAAATCCCTCGCAACTCGTTGATCCGGTGGCGCCACACCTAGAGCCCTGAGGCGCCGGCCTCGACGACGAGGGGGGCGATCCCGGTGCGGCGCATCGCTCCGGGCGCCGGGGACGGATCGACCGCCAAACTCGGAGACGAACGAATCGTCGACTGCGCGCGGCCACCCTCGACCGGCGGGGAAGACGGATCGACGCGAAGCGCAGAAGCGTCCAGCCGCACCGGGTTCGTCTGGCGAAGTGTCGGGCCGTCGCTGACAGGCTCGCGTGCCGACTCGTTCGGGAGTCCGAGGCGCAGCGGAGAGAACGGCGATCTGGCGCCGCCTTCGGCGCGTGGCGCGGGCTCCAGGGCGGGCGCCTCGGAGGTTCGCGGATCCGCCCGTCGCTCGGGCTCCCGCGGCGCCGTGTCTTCCGCCCGGTGGACGGGCTCTTCGTGCGCAACCGTGATCCCATCCGCCACCGGCGGAGCCGTGTGCGAGGCGCCGCGATGCCCGAAGGCGCGGGCCGCATACCCGCCCGCGAGCGGCTGGGCGATACGCTGGCGCAGGCGCTCGCGCCCGGGCAGCGCGAGGATGGGTCGCGTGTGCACGGGAGCAATGCTCGCGCGATGCGGATCGGTGGTCTGGAAGCGGCGTAGCGTTCCGATGCGGACCCGCGTTCCGGCTCCCGCTGGGGTGAGCGCCGACGCGTGCCCCCGTGCGGCGAGGCACCTCTTCACACATGCGCGGTAGGCGGCCTCGGTCTTCGCGGCCTCCTCCCGGTGCGTGTCGCGGACGTGAATCCAGGACGCGAGATCCTCCTTGGCCTCCTGGGCCTTCGCGTACGCCTTGCGCCAGGCGGTCATCGCGCGGCGGGCCGCGGCTTCCTTGCGGTTCGCGTTCTGCAACGCGCTGCCGACGGAGTCGATGCTGCTAGCCGGCCAACCCGCGTTCTCGGCCTCTCCCTTCAGGCGCTCCGCCTCGGCCCGCGCTGCCTT
Encoded here:
- a CDS encoding BtrH N-terminal domain-containing protein; the encoded protein is MKTLIENYKSFPGEHCGSVAMRGLLNHYCNLELPEAVVFGLGSGVACVYLEAPGMDPGVSVFGRTFALESDLGSNLQVDYREQTEEDDDSAWRIAREEVLAGRPTMLSGDILYLDYREYKVHFPGHRFVLVGFDDDIEKAFIADRIKPEPEACSYGALRTSRNPPFAMSTRNLWGRFHGTEVGRTLREAAAVAIERASQQMLGVPSAGDGESPFGSSEVQMVAGVAGIEHFARELPGWAKRPDVLALSSFNASCIEKFGNGGGNFRRLYAGFLDWAWELDPTLVPANAGGLAREAADGWTAASTCLYRVAEEGPVPTLFGEAARQMEAVAATERRLFTDLAS